Proteins encoded together in one Pangasianodon hypophthalmus isolate fPanHyp1 chromosome 18, fPanHyp1.pri, whole genome shotgun sequence window:
- the adm2a gene encoding protein ADM2a, whose translation MRALLPLSLYCISLLCLQLHALPLHGNRLDFKTILHQLREGSSAFPDSDPSSDDPTNAPAVPLDRTSLWRALLYKNPPASSQELTSALNPTANSVERGSELNQRSPRGRRNAHVRGHHHQHGQLMRVGCVLGTCQVQKLSHRLYQLVGQTGREDSAPINPHSPHSYG comes from the exons ATGCGCGCGCTTCTCCCTCTCAGCCTGTATTGCATCAGCCTCCTGTGCCTCCAACTTCACGCGCTCCCGCTGCATGGAAACAG GTTGGACTTCAAGACAATCTTACATCAGCTGAGGGAAGGAAGCTCTGCCTTCCCAGACTCTGATCCATCCTCTGATGATCCCACTAATGCCCCAGCTGTACCTTTGGACAGAACTTCTTTATGGCGAGCCTTACTCTATAAAAACCCACCTGCATCGTCACAGGAGTTGACAAGTGCTCTCAACCCAACTGCGAATTCTGTTGAGCGAGGATCAGAGTTAAACCAAAGAAGCCCCAGAGGTCGTCGCAATGCACATGTTCGGGGTCATCATCACCAACATGGCCAGCTGATGCGCGTCGGGTGTGTCCTGGGCACGTGCCAGGTACAGAAGCTCAGCCATCGCCTCTACCAGCTGGTTGGCCAGACTGGACGTGAAGACTCAGCTCCTATAAACCCACATAGCCCACATAGTTATGGATGA